ACTTTGTACACAGGAAAACACCATACGTGAGTGAGGCACTCATATCGTTTCGCACAGACAATGACAGAAATGAGCACATAGGTGGCCTTCAGTAAGGCAGGATTCTGAGGTTTGGAGCAATGGCTCAAATGTGAATCAATTTCCCAAAGTGGGCAAACCTCTCTCCCAAGGGCTGGAAGACCAAGTGGAGGAGCAATGCTCTTTCCTTCACCAGAACATGTCCcaagtagggttgccagatttagttagcaaataaaaacaaaatgtgcccagttaaatttgaatttcagattttttttttagtataaatatgtctcatgcaatatttgggatatgCTTATTCTaaatttgttgctgctgttgtttatctgaaatttcaaatttaactgggagtATTTTATTTGGCAAGCCTAACTCAGAGGCCAAATTCTATGCCTCCCTCTTCACCCATCACTAATGCCCAACAGCTGCCCAATTTCTAGTGGGCGGATGGGGCACAGCATTGCCATGTTGTTTAGGCTTGGGGTACCATTTACATTACCTGCTATTTGTGCTCAGGGGAAGCCTCATAGAATATCATGTGAAGGGTTcccactggattaaaaaaaaaacattggtaCTGTGTAGGAAAGCAGGGTGTCTGTGGCTAGACTTTTGACTTCTACCTATAATGTTTAAGGGTCTGGGTCTTTTGAATTATTCAAATTTGAGCTCAAATCCCATCTCTGCTTTTACTATCTCAGCATTTACTACCTATGTGATCTTTCTCAGTCAGCTCatctttctcatctgcaaaatggtaaCGACATCTGCCTTGTAAGAGCTCtgtgaagataaaatgaaataatgtacatCAAGTGTGATCTCGGGGCCAGGCTCAAAAATGACAGGGGTTAGCAGCAATAGTGATGTTTAGATTTTTGTCACAAGTGTCCCAAGCCCCacactcttcctcttcctcatcctTCCTCATCTTTCTTTTAATTCGGTCTGCAAAGAGCTCCTCAGGTTTGTTCTACTTTAAAAAGACGTTGAGTTTGAGCAAACACCTCAGGTGGGTTAAGTCAGCTCAGGTAGGCAGGGACCCAGAATGCCGGAGATACCTGCTGGGTGTTTTCCATCAAAATAGGCCAGTAAAGCGGGTCCCTGGACAAAGTGCAGGTGGCAGAAGTGGGTGAGGAATTCCCTGGAAGGTGGTAATCAGGGCCACACCAGGCACCTGGGGCAGGCTGGGGACCCTTATAAAGGCCTCCAGCAGTGGATGCCCTGGACCTGTGCCCAGCCTTCTCTCCTAGTGTCCAGCACACCATCCCTGGTAAGTGGAAACACATCTGTTCTCCTGGTTATCTACTAAGCTCTTTCCTTCTTGAACAGCCTTGAGCCGCTAGGCCAAGCTCCTCTCTTCTTGAGCAATCAGGGAAGTTACATAAGCCTCCTCACAATTAAGGAAACATCACACTAATTGTTATTAGGGAATTCAATCTCCATTCTGCACTATTGCTAGGTATGACTAATTTCCTGATTCCGGGTTTGACCCCTTGGCAAGAGGATTTTTCTCATCATAGGGAGATGTTTAGAGCTGTAGCATTTTGTAGCAATTCTGAGCCTCCTCTAAAGCTTTCTCATACCCTATTCTACCTTCTTGACCCTGCCAGGCAATCTTTGTCAAACTTCGCTTTTTGGTTTACTGACACAGATATATTAGATATTATATTTTATACTATGAAGCTTCCATATCTCATTATTCTAATGGccattccccaccccacccccccaccccactttcTGGCtccttcactgttgttgttagttgccattgagtcaattctgacccatggagcCCCATGTGTTGCAGTGTAAGACTttgttccaaagggttttcaaggctgtgaaatttcagaagcagatcaccaggcctatcttctgagtgcctctgggtgggttctaaccactaaaCTTTTGACTAATAGTCAAgagtttaaccatttgcagcatccAAGGACTCCTACCTGGGACCTATACTTCCTATTTATAATCACTAATTTAGAAGATGAAGAATgctgtctacaaaaaaaaaaaaaaggtagggagACACATGTCAGAGCTGGGAAGGTCTCCGAGACATTCTAGATCAGCGTCCTCCAAATAAGGGCAAGGAGATCCAGAGAAGATTGCCCAGAGGTGTGTTTGGCCAGATGGTAGCAGATTTGGATCTAGAACCAGTGGCTGTGCCTCCTTGTTCAGTGCTCTCTCTGATCCACATTTCCTCTTTGCTTCCAGGGATACCTTTGGCTCTCAAATCCCCCAGTGCTCCTAGAAGGCTTGGAAccattgtcatgagtcagggtgGAGCAGGGATTAGAAGTCAGGCCTCAGATTTCCCGGTACAGGCTTTCTCCGTTCCCATCACAAAACACCATGGCACTTCCTTCTAGGACAAAGAGTGcccctttcctcttcttcatgcCCATCCATTCTTATCCACACTCATTGTCTGATTGTTCAAGGTAGCCAGTTGGCCTTGCGTAGATCTATCAGCTAAGATTTAATGCCTTGACCTTGTAAAATGTCTGGGCTATTTTTAAATCCTCAACTCAGTACCCCATCTTATTTTCCTGGTAAAACTGAGAAATAAATTATGTATTAGTAAGTCAGGAGCCCATGTGAAGATGAAGAAAGACACAAAATCAGGACAGcatagaagaaggaagaaagggagaaaggaagatagCAATGGGTGCATGCAGAACAATCCATTAGCCAACTGAGGCTGTTAATCACTTATCATGTCCTTGGATGTTGGAGAAAAATGATCTTCTAGAAGTTAGTAGAGAGGGAGAGATGGCAGGAGCCCTTCTCATGGTATCCATGGTTCTCTTCCAGGTTCACATATTCCTGGAGCAATGTCttcccagcagcagcagcaatgtCCACCCCAGAAGCCCTAGCAGCAGCAGGTGAAGCAGCCCTGTCAGCCACTCCCTGTCAAATGTCAAACCAAGGATCCATGTACTTCCCAGGCCAAGAAACAATGCTCACCCAAGGGCAAAGCCACTCCAGCCCAGCAGAAGTGTCCACCAGCCCAGCAAGCCCCTAACAGTAAACAGAAGTAAGGATTGACTGGGGATTACCATCTACTCACCAACCAAGCTACCAGATGGAGCCTTCTCTTCTTCAGGATttgcctttctctccctcttccttctacCTGGGGTCCAATGGAGTATTATAAGGGTTTCCTGCCAATACACCCCTCAGCATATACACCTCTGTGCTCTAAGGCTGTGCCAAACACCACTCTTACATGCTCCCAGGTAGACATGAGAAGAGGATCATCCTCTCTAACCTCCAGTTGGCCACAGCTGTGGCCCACCCATGTCCCAAAGCAAGGAACATACCTGGGCTCCTTCTGGGGATCCATTTTGAGTAGTAGGGACACCAGAGGCTAATGCATAACATCTGACCCATTCACTTCTTCTACTTCCCCCTCCATGGGCTTCTCTCCTGTTTCCTCCCCTAATAAATTGGTGTTCCATGTAACTGTCTGCTTCATAGTCTGATTGTGCCTCCTGACTCCTAGCCCCATTCTGTAATCCACTCATTGGTTCAAAGGGAATATTCTGGGGAAGTGAGTGTGTGAGTGCATATGTGCCCAGGAGTGGACCCACATGGGCTTAGTTACTTTCTGTTTACTAATGATGGAGGAAGGTCAGATCCTGTCCCATCTCAGGTTAAGCAGAGGAAAGAACAAGCTGATACTAGTTGGCAAGAGTCTGGGATATGCTTGCTAATTATTCCCCTCTAGGGAAAGGGCATGGGAAGGAGATGTTTAGTTCCTACCATTAGAAGCCCGCAGTCTACCTGATGAATGTGGTCTTTGCCTCTTGAAGTTGCCATTCTGAAAagacaaaacacacacaaatgaCTTAAGAATACCCCAAAGCCTTTCCACAAATGCacgaaaatacattttttattttttcatttattgtccATCCATATACTCATTAACTCACCCATTCACTCACTTATTCACTCACTTATTTAATATTTAGCAAGTTTTagtatgagcagttctactctgtcacatgagttttctatgagttgaaaattgactagacagcactcaacaacaatggtATGAGCTTAGTTTTCCACTTTGACACACTGGTTTTATGGAGAGATTCTGAGACAATCTGTCCTGAGACTCAGGCTAGTCTTTAGAAATTAAAATCATTTTCTTATACAAGGAAAAGTTGTTCCAGGGATAGCCATGTAGACAGAGTTTGTGAAGTATACAGGTCTTGGTTTACTATGGAGCCAGTTAccatggagccaattctgactcacggtgaccccatgtgtgtcagagtagaactgtactccataggactttcaatggatgatttttcggaactagatcaccaagcctttcttctcaggtgcctctgggtggactcaaacctccaatatttcagttagc
This DNA window, taken from Elephas maximus indicus isolate mEleMax1 chromosome 3, mEleMax1 primary haplotype, whole genome shotgun sequence, encodes the following:
- the SPRR4 gene encoding LOW QUALITY PROTEIN: small proline-rich protein 4 (The sequence of the model RefSeq protein was modified relative to this genomic sequence to represent the inferred CDS: substituted 1 base at 1 genomic stop codon) — translated: MSSQQQQQCPPQKPXQQQVKQPCQPLPVKCQTKDPCTSQAKKQCSPKGKATPAQQKCPPAQQAPNSKQK